In Lolium rigidum isolate FL_2022 chromosome 7, APGP_CSIRO_Lrig_0.1, whole genome shotgun sequence, the DNA window TCCGGCCCTGCAGGTAGACATGCCGTAGCTAAGCTGGATAAGTTGTGGAACCCACATCCTAATTTAACTACTAACGATGATCCAAGCCGAGTGTCGCACTGCAGCTATTTGGACAGGTAGCGAGTGTCGCATGCGAGCTATTCTTCTGAAAAACGTCGCTGCACTTCCAATTCAGCTCAACCATGGAGTCGAACCGCTTCCTGTCAAACCTCCTCACTCGCTTGCGGGCCTCCGTCCACCACCTCTGTAGGTTCCCCGTGAACCCTGGGTCTGCCATCCTTAGTCATGCACTGTGCAGCACCCTGCACCATACCTGTCTCGCATAGGGGCAAAGGGCTAGAATGTGGTCCACATTGTCCTCCTCCTGCAGGCATATGTAACATGCGTTCGGGTGCTCTTGCAACCCATGTCTCGCCCTCCTATCCGATGTCCACAGGCGGTATCTCAGAGCCAACCATGCGAAGATCTTGTATTTCATGGGTGAAAAGGATCCCCAAACCGGTCTACTCATACTCCATCTCACACTTCCTTGGCATAACATCTCATATGTGCATTTTGCCGAGTATGTTCCTGACTCCGCACCTTTCCAAAGAATGTGGTTAGGTGTGGAAACGTCTCTCTCGACATTCTCCACCGCCTCCCACAGGACTAGGCATTGCCTCCAGAGCTCCTCCGTCATCTCCCCTGGTATGTCATCTATCCACGCATCCCCCTGCAGAGCCTCTGCCACCAAACGGGTGTTCTTCCACCTAGTGGTTACCATGGCGAAAACCTCCGGTGCCAGCTCCTCCGCAGTGTAGCCACCGATCCATCTATCCCTCCAGAAGTAGGTCAGCCGCCCATCCTCTACCATAAAGCGCGCTAGACTCTGGAACACTCCCACCACaagtggatcattcaacccgggtAAGCCTTGCCAAGGCCTCGCCGGGTCGGTGCGTCTGAGCCACATCCATCTCAATCTCAAGGCGAGGCCTTGCAAACTCAAGTCTTTCACCCCCAAGCCGCCGAACTCCTTAGGTTTGCATATGCTCCTCCAGGCCACTAGGCACTGGCCCCCATGCACCTCATCCTTACCAGCCCAAAAGAAAGCTATCATCCACCTGTTTATATCCTCCAGAAGCCACATTGGCGCCTCAGCAACCACCATTTGGTGCACTGCTCTAGCTGCGACAACTGAATTGATTAGGACTAGTCTCCCCTCTCTCTTGATGAGCCCTCTTTGCCACGCATGTACGCACCTGGTCCAGAAGCGGTTGCCACTCAACCTTAGATAGAGGCCTGAGCGCCAACTGGAGCCCTAGGTACCTGATTGGGAACCTCGCCAGCTCACATCCCAGCATCCGTGTAGCCCTTTCCTCCTCTTCATGTGTTCCACAAATCAGTGTAGGCCTCTCCAAACAGGCTGAGCATATGGCTCACCGCCCTCAACTCCCTGTGCTCCGGTTTGATGAAGATGACAACATCGTCGGCGTAAACCGAAATCCTCTATAAGGGTGAGATGGAAGCTAAGTCTCCGAACAGTCCCTCTCCTGCCGCCTTGGTGACCATGGCGGATAGTGTctccatggccgccacaaaaAGCATGGGTGACGTGGGGTAAGCAGGGAAAAAGAGACTAATGAAAATATTTTATAGTGCGAAGTTTTTCCTGAAACGGATGTCACACGTTGAAGCTCATGCCTCTTTTCGTCCCTGGCAGTTCTTCATGGCATGTTCTGTAGCGTTTGTAGTTTTTCGAGTGATTTGCCtccttttaaacttgtttaacctTGTGTAATCATTACCTTGTATCCTAACTACTAGTACTAGTTTAGAAAAGTATGTTCACAACTGACATATTACCACATCCGTATTTCTTGAACAAGATGCGCTGTGTTCAACACTATTCCTACTACTTGCTGCATACTACTACTTGACACCCGAAAGCTTATAAAAGGCCATGCCTGCTTTGCTTGTTGTTGTTCTTCGTAAGCAAAGTTGCAAGTCTCCCCAGATCAATCCATCGTCACGGAGCTAAACGCAGCCACACTCCTCTCTATAGCTCTCGCCTCACTGGCCATCCTGGTATCCTTACTTCGCCGGAAAACGGCATCGAGCTCCGAGAAGAGGCGGCCTCCCGGTCCACGATGTCTCCCCTTTATCGgaagcctcctccacctcctgacGTCCAAGGCGCCGGTGGTTCTCCGGGACCTGGCCAGGAAGCACGGCCCAGTGATGTATCTGCGGCTAGGCCAGGTCGACCACATCGTCATCTCGTCGTCGGCCATGGCGCAGGAGGTGCTCCGGGACAACACCCTGAACTTCGCGTCGCGGCCGAGCATCCTAGCTGGTGAGATCGTCTGCTACGGAAACCTCGACATCGCCTTCGCGCCATACGGAGCCTACTGGAGGACGCTGCGCAAGCTCTGCACGATGGAGCTCCTCAGCGCGAGAAAGGTGAGGCCGTTCGCGCCCATCAGGGACAGCGAGACTCTGTCCTTAGTTCGAGAGGTCGCCGCCGCCAGTGAAAGAGGCATGCCGGTCAATCTCCCCAGCGTGCTCCTGTCATGCTCGAACTCCATCACCGCCAAGGCGGCCTTCGGCGAGGTCTGCAACCCCGAGCTCCGGCAGCAGTTCCTGTCCGCGATGGAGGTCGCGGTGAGCCTAGGCCTGGGATTCTGCGTCGGCGACCTCTTCCCCTCTCTCTGGTTCGTGGACGTCGTTTCCGGGATGAGACGCCGGCTCTGGCGAACGCATCGGCAGATGGACGCCGTCTTCGACACCATCAAAGCCGAGTGCGAGTCGCGGCGACTGAAGAGGAAGACGGCGGGAATGACCGAAGATGATGACATCCTAACCGTCATTCTTAGAATCAAGGACGAGGGGGAGATTGAATTCCCCGTCGGCAACACAAACGTCAAGGCAATCGTATTCGTAAGTGCTCAATGCCTCTCTAATACAGTACTCCTGCAATTTTGAATCACTTGTGATGTTCTATCTCgttcaaaaaaaaacttgtgaTGTTCTATATATTAATTTGTACATGTACTTATTTGTTCATTATCTGCGTTCATGTCAATTTCAACTAGGATCTGTTCATAGGAGGCACGGAGACGACTTCCACGGCCGTCGAGTGGATCATGTCGGAGCTCATGAGAAACCCGGAGGTGATGAAAAAGGCACAAGCCGAGGTGAGACGAGCGTTTGACAACACGAAACCACAGGACCACGAGGAACACATCgaggagctgccctacatgaggaTGATAGTCAAGGAGGCCTTGAGGATGCACCCGCCGCTACCTCTCTTGATTCCTCATCTATGTCGGGACACCTGTGAAATCGGTGGGTTCAAGGTCCTTGCGGGATCGAGGGTACTGGTCAATGCTTGGGCGATAGGAAGGAGCCCTGACTACTGGCATGACGCGGAGCAGTTTAGACCAGAGCGGTTCGAGGAGAGCAATTTGGACTACAAGGGCACGCACTACGAATACTTGCCATTTGGGAGTGGGAGGAGGATGTGCCCCGGAAGTAATTTTGGGCTGGCTGCCTTGGAGCTCATCTTGGCACGATTTTTGTACTACTTCGACTGGAGCCTCCCTGCTGGAACTCGACCGGAGGAGCTTGACATGGACATGGTCGTTGGCGCCACatccaagagaaggaacccgctcAACCTAATAGCGACACCGTATAATGTTTCGATGAAATCTCAGAGTTGATAGTATGATTTGCAGTTGATGTTCCGGTCTATGTTTAAGTTTCGTAGTTCTCTACACACATAGGAATAAGAACCTCGATTGGTTTGCATGTCTCTGTCACCTTGATGTAATGCGACAGATAAATAAATATTTAGCAAATAATCCTGGCACAGCAAGGTTtgtagtactccctctgtcccatcaAACATGTTAGaggtttgttaaaatttggatgtatctggaTATTATTTgatatctagatacattcaagtTTTAACAAATCTTAGATAGGTTCCataagatcggagggagtactttgagTGGAGCCTCCATGCTGGAATTAGCTCGATGTTTCTCTTATGCTCTAGACCATCCAATGTGGTGTAGAAGGGGTTATTAAGAGCATGTTCTACCTATGAATACAAAAGAATGTATAGTATTGAGCATACAAGTAGATTAATCTCAAGCGAAATATTAACTCTGTCAACAAATTAAGCATGCACAGGGAGCTACAGCGTGATGAATCGCGTTGTAGCTTTATCGCTCAGACCACTCCACGAAGCCTTCTTTGTTCCCTGATTGACGCCATCTCATCGGTGATGTAGGATTAGCGAGTTGTTATTAGTTTTGGTGGCTTCGGTTCAATCTTTGTAATttttcttgtaaggtgttgtgaataatctaataaaaaaaccgtGTGTATTCCTTGAATGCAGAAGCTAGGGTGAtattttccccatttcgaaaaaaaaatatggTGGTGACTGGTGAGTAAAACCATCCTACAAAAGCGGAGCAGATCAGAGAAAGCTAAGCTAAACAAGAGGAGCAGAGTAGACAACATCTAACGCACACCAAGCCGCTAGCTCGTAAACATTCAGAGGAATGCACTACTCGGCACCATATCTATCCACGGAGCAAAGCACCGGATGTGCAGAACCAAAACAGACCATGCAAAGGAACCGGAGACAACCCGGGCCGCTGCCACGCCGGAAAACAGACATGCTTCAGGTTCGAAAATCAGACAGGTCGAATAATAGATTCCCCGGGACTCGGAGCGGCTCGTGGATCACCGCATCCACCGCTCCGGCCTTCTCCTTTGGCGAGCTGAAGGCGTCGCCCCGGAAGTAGAAGAAGTGACACGTCTTGCACATATTCCAGAACAGCTTCTTGCAAGGCGTGGGCACGACACTGTCCTCCCTCAGGACCATCCTCAGCAGGTCTCTCCTGCACTTGTCAATGGGCCTCTGCAGCTCCTTCCTAGCATCTGATATGGTCATAGAACCACCACTCTGAAGAACCAGCAGCGAGACACTGTTCAGTTTGCCCTCCCTGTACTCCCTCTGCATCCACATAAATCAAAGAAAATCATTTGCGGAGCCAGCATACTTCTACTTATCACGACTGCACCAAATTTACATAAAAATCatgatgtatttctcttttgaccAAGACGACCAATACCAGTAACTTTTCTAGTATATCTCGTAGTTTTTTCCACCAAAACATACCTCATATGTTTGGACATCATTCAGTAGACGGCCGCATGTGCTCATGAGCCGAAACAACTCGATGTACTCTCGGTCTCTGACAACAGACTCTGTGATCTTTGGCCCAACGAAGTACAACGCTGGGAGCACAACCGGACCCAACGCGAATGAGATAACAGCGTTCTCCATGTACTCCTCTGGTGTCGGCACATATCCTGTCTCCCTCCACTCCACCTCGGCCATCATATTCCGTAGCAAATCCTGCCACTGCACAGAATGTTCAGAAAACACCAACACTTAGCAAAACAGATTAGTATGTTGTGAAAGATTTACATGTGCATACACAAGACTTACTATTTCTATTAGATGACGAGAGACATCGCGGCCTTGCACTCTAGAAGCCTTCAATCCAACTTCGTTCACTGAGTTGTAGATCGCAGAGAACACGATTTCGACATGCTCAGAGTAGTACTCTATTTCCTTGTGCTTGTCCCACCTGCGACAACCATATAGTATGTAAGAAACCCATGATCGCTCGAGAAAGAAGAAAACAATGTATGTGCATATTTTTACATCTCAACTAATGCAGTGAGGTTCTCCAATTCTTCTTGTGAACCCCCGACGTCGAAGAAGTCATCAACGACAGTCGTGAGTGCACCATTCTTAGCCCATATAATGCGAGCATCAGATAGCTCTGGGAGGAACATGGTGCCAGCAGCAGAGAGGTAGAAATATGCCACCTTTTGTCGTGCGAAAGGTAGCCGGTCCAACCTACTCTCTTTCACCCAACTGCAACTTAAAAATCACTTCAACTAATAATACAAACATTGTTGATGTGTATTTCTAACAAGACATCTTTTGGCAAATGTACCTATCAAGATGTTGAAGTTCATGTTGGTAAACAGATTGACTTGTACTGAAATCCACGATGCCCAAACCCAGAAGATTTTGATTTGTCTGCCGATGCCTGCTTAAGAAATACAATAGGTTTGTATCTGGCGTAGTAGTGTGTGCATTACATATAACTTGTTTTGCACAAAAAAGAGGAATGATACCGTACGAGTATAGCTTCTGATGCTCCATAACACCAAATCGCTCGATGGTCCTCTTATGCTCTAGACGATCCAATGTGGTGTAGAAGGGGTTATTAAGAGCATGTTCTACCTATGAACACGAAAGAATGTGTAGTATTGAGCATACGAGTAGATTAATCTCAAGCGAAATACTAATTCTATCGACAAATTAAGCATGCACATGGAGCTACAACGTGATGAATCGTTTTGTAGCTTTATCGCCCAGACCACTCCATGACCCCTTCTTCATTTTCTGGTTGGCGCCACCTCCTCTGCTTTTGCTGTTACGACATTTTGTCGCATCGACATCTCCGCTCCCCCCTCTCCTGCTTTGGCCAGATCTTTTGCCGTCCAATCACATATTGTCTAAAGAGAAACTCTAGCAGATCACCTAGAACTCCAAAATCTCAAAATAAAACTGCTCAAATAGAAAATGGAGTGGGAAAAGAGCACTCTATCACATAATCTATATGGTGGTGATTTGTCCTTGAT includes these proteins:
- the LOC124679047 gene encoding cytochrome P450 99A2-like; protein product: MYLRLGQVDHIVISSSAMAQEVLRDNTLNFASRPSILAGEIVCYGNLDIAFAPYGAYWRTLRKLCTMELLSARKVRPFAPIRDSETLSLVREVAAASERGMPVNLPSVLLSCSNSITAKAAFGEVCNPELRQQFLSAMEVAVSLGLGFCVGDLFPSLWFVDVVSGMRRRLWRTHRQMDAVFDTIKAECESRRLKRKTAGMTEDDDILTVILRIKDEGEIEFPVGNTNVKAIVFDLFIGGTETTSTAVEWIMSELMRNPEVMKKAQAEVRRAFDNTKPQDHEEHIEELPYMRMIVKEALRMHPPLPLLIPHLCRDTCEIGGFKVLAGSRVLVNAWAIGRSPDYWHDAEQFRPERFEESNLDYKGTHYEYLPFGSGRRMCPGSNFGLAALELILARFLYYFDWSLPAGTRPEELDMDMVVGATSKRRNPLNLIATPYNVSMKSQS
- the LOC124679046 gene encoding acyclic sesquiterpene synthase-like isoform X1, with amino-acid sequence MAARLVMKLPARSSLTRPSARGSSGRRPFSLPCGVPQMRPSQTNSRQALPRGSFPVGVNHVGCYRHDQAELTGMPWIELGLVNGKVEREPRVARTTQQLQPHEPETRYERTVHGQLSMVDVLEKIGISRHFAGETKSILDEIYSCWSRRDEKIMLDLEACAMAFRILRMNGYDVSSDGMSHVAQATVDLNLNDTRSLLELYKASQVSISEDELILDNIRLWSNRLLKERLSSSAAPRTTLLSEVEHALNNPFYTTLDRLEHKRTIERFGVMEHQKLYSHRQTNQNLLGLGIVDFSTSQSVYQHELQHLDSWVKESRLDRLPFARQKVAYFYLSAAGTMFLPELSDARIIWAKNGALTTVVDDFFDVGGSQEELENLTALVEMWDKHKEIEYYSEHVEIVFSAIYNSVNEVGLKASRVQGRDVSRHLIEIWQDLLRNMMAEVEWRETGYVPTPEEYMENAVISFALGPVVLPALYFVGPKITESVVRDREYIELFRLMSTCGRLLNDVQTYEREYREGKLNSVSLLVLQSGGSMTISDARKELQRPIDKCRRDLLRMVLREDSVVPTPCKKLFWNMCKTCHFFYFRGDAFSSPKEKAGAVDAVIHEPLRVPGNLLFDLSDFRT
- the LOC124679046 gene encoding acyclic sesquiterpene synthase-like isoform X2; this translates as MAARLVMKLPARSSLTRPSARGSSGRRPFSLPCGVPQMRPSQTNSRQALPRVGVNHVGCYRHDQAELTGMPWIELGLVNGKVEREPRVARTTQQLQPHEPETRYERTVHGQLSMVDVLEKIGISRHFAGETKSILDEIYSCWSRRDEKIMLDLEACAMAFRILRMNGYDVSSDGMSHVAQATVDLNLNDTRSLLELYKASQVSISEDELILDNIRLWSNRLLKERLSSSAAPRTTLLSEVEHALNNPFYTTLDRLEHKRTIERFGVMEHQKLYSHRQTNQNLLGLGIVDFSTSQSVYQHELQHLDSWVKESRLDRLPFARQKVAYFYLSAAGTMFLPELSDARIIWAKNGALTTVVDDFFDVGGSQEELENLTALVEMWDKHKEIEYYSEHVEIVFSAIYNSVNEVGLKASRVQGRDVSRHLIEIWQDLLRNMMAEVEWRETGYVPTPEEYMENAVISFALGPVVLPALYFVGPKITESVVRDREYIELFRLMSTCGRLLNDVQTYEREYREGKLNSVSLLVLQSGGSMTISDARKELQRPIDKCRRDLLRMVLREDSVVPTPCKKLFWNMCKTCHFFYFRGDAFSSPKEKAGAVDAVIHEPLRVPGNLLFDLSDFRT
- the LOC124679046 gene encoding acyclic sesquiterpene synthase-like isoform X3, with the protein product MVDVLEKIGISRHFAGETKSILDEIYSCWSRRDEKIMLDLEACAMAFRILRMNGYDVSSDGMSHVAQATVDLNLNDTRSLLELYKASQVSISEDELILDNIRLWSNRLLKERLSSSAAPRTTLLSEVEHALNNPFYTTLDRLEHKRTIERFGVMEHQKLYSHRQTNQNLLGLGIVDFSTSQSVYQHELQHLDSWVKESRLDRLPFARQKVAYFYLSAAGTMFLPELSDARIIWAKNGALTTVVDDFFDVGGSQEELENLTALVEMWDKHKEIEYYSEHVEIVFSAIYNSVNEVGLKASRVQGRDVSRHLIEIWQDLLRNMMAEVEWRETGYVPTPEEYMENAVISFALGPVVLPALYFVGPKITESVVRDREYIELFRLMSTCGRLLNDVQTYEREYREGKLNSVSLLVLQSGGSMTISDARKELQRPIDKCRRDLLRMVLREDSVVPTPCKKLFWNMCKTCHFFYFRGDAFSSPKEKAGAVDAVIHEPLRVPGNLLFDLSDFRT